Part of the Syntrophorhabdaceae bacterium genome is shown below.
AATCGGTCTCCTCATAGAGGGTATAGAAGACAATGGTGCACGCGGCAAAGCCGAGGATGAGAAAGGTCACCGCGAAAAGGGCCGTGTACCAGAGGGTGATCCTCGTCCTGATGGACCGTATCCTCACTCCTGCCCCTCCTTCAGCACATAGCCCACACCCCGAACCGTATGGATGAGCTTCACGTCCCTGCCCGTGTCCACTTTTCGCCTCAGGTAATTTACGTATACGTCCACCACGTTGGTTTCCGTATCGAAGTCATAGTTCCAGACCCGATCGATGATCGAGGTCCTCGTGAGGACCCTGCCGGGGTTACGCATGAGCAATTCGAGGAGGGCGAACTCTTTCGTTGTAAGCTCTATGGCGCGGCCTCCTCTCGTCACGGTGCGACTCATCGGATCGAGGAGCAGATCGGCAACCTGCAGGGCCGGGGAGTTCTCGCTGCCGCGGCGTCTGAGAAGGGCCCTCACCCGGGCGAGAAGCTCCTGGAAGATAAAGGGCTTGGTGAGGTAATCGTCCGCCCCGGAATCAAGACCCAGTACCTTGTCCTCAATTGTGGCCCTCACCGTAAGGAGAAGGACGGGGACGGCCGATTTCTCCTGCCTAAGGGCAGTCAGCACCGCGAGACCGTCTTTTTTAGGCAGGTAGATATCGAGAATAATGAGGTCGTAGGTGTCGTCGAGGGCCCGCGCAAGGCCTTCCTCACCGTCATGGACTGCATCCACCACGTACCCCTCTTCCTGAAGGCCTTTCTTCACGAAATTGGCGACCTTTTTTTCATCCTCCACAACAAGTATCTTCACCCTGTCCCTCCGGTTCTTATTCCTTCCATCCCGGGAGCGAGGAAGTCCTCTATCCCGCCTCGCCCAATGATCGGGGCGTACCCTTCTCCTCAAAGGAATCCTTTCGTACACTCTTATCATACCCCATATAGGGGCACAACCAAAATTAGAATGTTGATGGGGCTTTCACCCGGATCGGAAGAAAAAGAGATTCCTGATGCGGTGCCCGGCCATGGGCTGCACATACTTTCGCCGGGAACGCGGCCGTGGGACCGGATCCTTCCGGCGGCGGAGGGCGCGCCCTCTTCGCCACCGGGTTTTTGGGCCTATTGCCTGTAGTCTTCCAGGAAATCGGCCATCCGCTCGGCCACTGCCTTTATCTCCTCCACGGTAGGCAGAAAGACCACGCGGAAATGGTCGGGGGCATGCCAGTTGAATCCCGTCCCCTGTACCATGAGCACTTTCTTCTCGATGAGAAAATCGAGGAGAAATTTTTGATCGTCGTAAATGCCGAACTTCTCCACATCCACTTTAGGGAAAATATAGAGGGCGCCCATCGGTTTTACACACGTGATGCCGGGTATGGAGTTGAAAGACTCGTACGCGGCCTTCCTCTGCTCGAAAAGCCTGCCTCCCGGGGAGATGAGCTGCTTTAAGCTTTGGTAGCCGCCGAGGGCGGTCTGGATAATAAGCTGGGCCGCCATATTGCCGCACATCCTCATGTTCGAGAGCACGTCGAGGCCCTCCGTGATGTAATCCTGGGCATGGGTCTTCTTCCCGCTCACGATCATCCACCCTGCCCTCACTCCCGGAATACGATGGGATTTCGACAAGCCGTTGAAGGTCACGAAAAAGACGTCGTTGGAAAGGGAGGCGAGGGGCACGTGCTCGGCCCCGTCATAGAGGATCTGGTCGTATATTTCATCGGAAAAGATGATGAGGTCATGTCTTTCCGCCATCTCGACGATCTTGAGCAGCAGTTCGGGCGGATAGACCGCGCCGGTGGGGTTATTCGGGTTGATGATGACGATGCCCCGGGTTTTCGGGGTAATCTTCGATTCCATATCCTTGATATCGGGATACCAGTCGGACGATTCGTCGCACACGTAATGGACCGCAGTGCCGCCGGACAGGGTCACTGCCGCGGTCCAGAGGGGATAGTCCGGAGAAGGCACGAGCATTTCATCGCCATTATCGAGGAGGGCCTGCATGGCCATCATGATCATCTCCGAGACCCCGTTGCCCACGAAAATGTCCTCGATCCCCACGTCTTCAATCCCTCGCACCTGGCACTGCTGCATGATTGCCTTCCGTGCCGCAAAAAGGCCCTTCGAGTCCCCGTACGCCTGGGCAGACCGTATATTGACCGTCAGATCGTGGATTATCTCATCCGGCGCATTGATCCCGAAGGCAGGGGGATTTCCGCTGTTGAGCTTTATAATCGTATACCCTTCATCCTCGAGCCGTTTCGCCTCTTTGAGAAGGGGTCCCCTGATCTCGTAACATATATTATCCATTTTATTAGATTTCACGATTTTCCGCATAGGCTCCTTTACCCCCGGAGGGTATTCCGTACTGCTAAACCGGTTCCACTATTATTAAGAAAAGAGCGCCCCTTGTCAAGTGAAGGGGCTCACGTCGCCAACTGTTATGGGGGCTCACGTCGCCCCCTCGCCCGGCGAAGCCGGGTGAGCCTCCCCTTCTCGCTCGCTGGGCGAGCTAAAGGGACGCGGGAAGGGCCTTACTCTTAGTCCTTTCCGCATCAACGCACGAACGCTTTACATGCATCCACCGTTTTAATTATAAGGGCTCACGTCGCCCCCTCGCCCGGCGAAGCCGGGTGAGCCTCCCCTCGCTTAAGGCGCCTACTTTTGGTCTCGCTCGCTGGGCGAGCTAAAGGGACGCGGGAAGGGCCTTACTCTTAGTCCTTTCCGCATCAACGCACGAACGCTTTACATGCATCCACCGTTTTAATTATAAGGGCTCACGTCGCCCCGCTTAAAGCGCGGCGTGAGGCACCTGCTGTTGGCTACTGGTCAGGCGGCAAAGCCGTCTGAGTCTCACCGCGCCCGCTCCCCGCATTTCCGGCTTCCTCGTTAAGAAATCTTTTGCGTGACCGAAAAAGATAATGTATGCTTGTGCGTCTTGATTAGTAAATTAATTCAGGTATGTACCGGCTGTCGAGGGCCTGCCCCGGAACAGCCGCGATATAAGACCTGTCTGTGCCCGGTATTAAGGAGAACTTTTCATGAATAAAGAAAAATTTATGCCCATCCCTCCCGGCGCCATCATACCAGGGAGTATGCCCCAATTTGAGATTTATGTCCTTTCGACTCAAGGGAATTTCG
Proteins encoded:
- a CDS encoding pyridoxal phosphate-dependent aminotransferase encodes the protein MKSNKMDNICYEIRGPLLKEAKRLEDEGYTIIKLNSGNPPAFGINAPDEIIHDLTVNIRSAQAYGDSKGLFAARKAIMQQCQVRGIEDVGIEDIFVGNGVSEMIMMAMQALLDNGDEMLVPSPDYPLWTAAVTLSGGTAVHYVCDESSDWYPDIKDMESKITPKTRGIVIINPNNPTGAVYPPELLLKIVEMAERHDLIIFSDEIYDQILYDGAEHVPLASLSNDVFFVTFNGLSKSHRIPGVRAGWMIVSGKKTHAQDYITEGLDVLSNMRMCGNMAAQLIIQTALGGYQSLKQLISPGGRLFEQRKAAYESFNSIPGITCVKPMGALYIFPKVDVEKFGIYDDQKFLLDFLIEKKVLMVQGTGFNWHAPDHFRVVFLPTVEEIKAVAERMADFLEDYRQ
- a CDS encoding heavy metal response regulator transcription factor — its product is MKILVVEDEKKVANFVKKGLQEEGYVVDAVHDGEEGLARALDDTYDLIILDIYLPKKDGLAVLTALRQEKSAVPVLLLTVRATIEDKVLGLDSGADDYLTKPFIFQELLARVRALLRRRGSENSPALQVADLLLDPMSRTVTRGGRAIELTTKEFALLELLMRNPGRVLTRTSIIDRVWNYDFDTETNVVDVYVNYLRRKVDTGRDVKLIHTVRGVGYVLKEGQE